One part of the Desulfonema ishimotonii genome encodes these proteins:
- a CDS encoding glycosyltransferase family 4 protein, with product MRIAFYAPFKPLGHPHPSGDRVIASGLYHFLAGRGHDIRTVSRMRTRWIYRKPWQWPGVIREYRRSRRQIIRNRPDLWLTYHTYYKAPDVLGPYVARQSGIPYVIFQGIFSTKRRKKLNTLPGYLLNTHALRSARHVFTNRLEDLKNLRRLLPESRLSHIGPGIFPEDFRSDPRARDALRRAWGVGDEPVVLSAAMFRPDVKTEGLAWVIRSCARLMQRGLRFHLVVAGDGKERRRLAALARPCAGRIRFVGKVPRAEMHRFYSAGDLFAFPGIRESLGMVFLESQSCGLPVVAFDNGGIPEVVADRKTGFLVPPFDEDLFDHTLEVLILNKELRRDMGRKARRHVRNLHDLNRNYRQMERVLHQISGEKYHEPS from the coding sequence ATGCGCATCGCCTTTTACGCACCGTTCAAGCCCCTCGGCCATCCCCATCCTTCGGGGGACCGGGTTATAGCCAGCGGACTGTACCATTTTCTCGCAGGTCGGGGCCACGATATCCGGACGGTCAGCCGGATGCGGACCCGGTGGATCTACCGGAAGCCGTGGCAATGGCCCGGGGTGATCCGCGAATACCGCCGGTCCCGCCGACAGATAATCCGCAACAGGCCGGACCTCTGGCTCACCTATCACACCTATTACAAGGCCCCGGACGTGCTGGGGCCTTATGTGGCCCGGCAGAGCGGCATCCCCTACGTGATCTTTCAGGGCATCTTCTCCACCAAACGGCGCAAAAAGCTGAACACCCTGCCCGGCTATCTCCTGAACACCCATGCGCTGCGGTCGGCCCGTCATGTGTTTACCAACCGGCTCGAAGATCTGAAAAATCTGAGACGTCTCCTGCCGGAATCCCGGCTGAGCCATATCGGGCCGGGCATTTTCCCGGAAGACTTCCGGTCTGACCCCAGGGCACGGGACGCCCTCCGGCGGGCATGGGGGGTGGGCGATGAGCCGGTCGTGCTGTCTGCGGCCATGTTCCGGCCCGATGTGAAGACCGAGGGACTGGCGTGGGTCATCCGTTCCTGTGCCCGGCTGATGCAGCGGGGACTCCGGTTTCACCTGGTCGTTGCCGGAGACGGCAAAGAGCGGAGACGGCTGGCGGCCCTTGCCCGTCCCTGTGCCGGACGGATTCGCTTTGTCGGCAAAGTGCCGAGAGCAGAGATGCACCGGTTTTACAGTGCGGGCGATCTGTTCGCCTTTCCCGGCATCCGGGAATCCCTGGGCATGGTTTTTCTGGAAAGCCAGTCCTGTGGCCTGCCGGTGGTGGCCTTTGATAACGGCGGCATTCCCGAAGTCGTGGCCGACCGGAAAACCGGCTTTCTGGTTCCGCCGTTTGACGAAGATCTGTTTGACCATACCCTTGAGGTCCTTATATTAAATAAAGAACTTCGCCGGGATATGGGACGGAAAGCCCGGCGTCATGTGCGGAATCTGCATGA
- a CDS encoding glycosyltransferase family 4 protein, protein MKENRTGKNVLGMILKGYPRISETFISNEILLLEQMGFSVRIISMRHPREPFCHDSVRQIRAGVDYLPQTILEALPQLLYHNLRVALCAPRRYAGAVRVAFRRFLRTRKSATLKHLLQAGYMVDKFLPGRNVVHLHAHFAHSPTSVAMFASRLSGLPFSFTGHAKDIYTSDPRQLREKIGMARFVATCTEYNRRHLAGLGNGAGTPLYRVYHGIDVGLFNGDGEPAAPAEPYRLMTVARMVPKKGLPTVYKALRLLRDQGITFQHTLIGDGDDREKILALIGELGLTDCCRWLGTLPHEKVLAHYRAADLFVLGCEQAANGDRDGIPNVFTEAMAMGVPVVSTRVSAIPELIRDGETGLLVSPGHPGAMAEAMLRLLRDTGLRKHIIRAAGALVRREFDNRKLIQALGAIYRNEQPLLQNRA, encoded by the coding sequence ATGAAAGAGAACAGAACCGGAAAAAATGTGCTGGGCATGATCCTCAAGGGCTACCCCCGCATCTCTGAAACCTTTATCTCCAACGAGATTCTGCTGCTGGAGCAGATGGGCTTTTCGGTCCGTATTATTTCCATGCGCCACCCCCGTGAGCCGTTTTGCCATGACAGCGTCAGACAAATCCGGGCCGGTGTGGATTATCTGCCCCAGACCATCCTGGAGGCCCTGCCGCAGCTTCTGTACCATAATCTCAGGGTGGCCCTGTGCGCCCCGCGCAGATATGCCGGGGCCGTCCGGGTTGCCTTCAGACGGTTTCTGCGTACCCGGAAATCGGCCACCCTCAAGCATCTGCTCCAGGCGGGCTACATGGTTGACAAATTCCTGCCGGGCCGGAATGTGGTCCATCTGCACGCCCACTTTGCCCACTCGCCCACATCGGTGGCCATGTTCGCCAGCCGGCTGAGCGGGCTGCCCTTCAGCTTTACGGGCCACGCCAAGGATATCTACACATCGGATCCCCGCCAGCTCCGGGAAAAAATCGGCATGGCCCGCTTTGTGGCGACCTGCACCGAGTATAACCGGCGTCATCTGGCAGGCCTGGGAAACGGGGCAGGGACACCGCTCTACCGGGTATATCACGGCATCGACGTGGGGCTGTTCAACGGTGACGGCGAACCGGCTGCGCCGGCCGAACCGTACCGGCTGATGACCGTGGCCCGCATGGTCCCCAAAAAGGGACTGCCCACCGTCTACAAAGCGCTCCGCCTGCTGAGGGATCAGGGGATCACGTTTCAACACACCCTCATCGGCGACGGGGATGACCGGGAGAAAATACTGGCGCTGATCGGCGAACTCGGCCTCACCGACTGTTGCCGCTGGCTGGGCACCCTGCCCCATGAAAAGGTTCTGGCCCATTACCGGGCGGCCGACCTCTTTGTGCTGGGGTGTGAACAGGCCGCCAACGGCGACCGGGACGGCATCCCCAACGTCTTTACGGAGGCGATGGCAATGGGCGTGCCGGTTGTCAGCACACGGGTATCGGCCATTCCCGAACTGATAAGAGACGGGGAGACCGGACTGCTGGTGAGCCCCGGCCATCCCGGGGCGATGGCCGAAGCGATGCTTCGTCTGCTGCGCGATACCGGCCTGAGAAAACACATCATCCGGGCCGCCGGAGCGCTTGTCCGCCGGGAGTTTGACAACAGAAAGCTGATTCAGGCGCTGGGGGCCATTTACCGGAATGAACAGCCCCTGCTGCAAAACAGGGCCTGA
- a CDS encoding glycosyltransferase family protein, with protein sequence MARSSTYNILMYSHDTYGLGHIRRTMAIAENLRASDINILILTGSPIAGRFSFPEQIDFVRIPGMIKKTNEEYLPLSIKINPRHALDIRKNIITTTAKTFRPHLFIVDKEPLGLKKEVLPTLQWMRRCMPGTRTILGLRDIMDDAATVRKSWEKKQIYKVLNDLYSEIWVYGIREFYDPITEYAIPEAVSRKMCFTGYIPRKVPQPDEVAKERRRNCIREDQKLVVVTTGGGGDGYPVMDAWLSMLESVPPPVAFKSVLITGPFMPRSERKKVFRRARKLGVRAFHFYRQMEKILSAADLVISMGGYNTLCELLSQKTVTLLIPRETPRREQLIRAQSFHRQHLIDYIPWNRLSPEALNRKVTRLLEHPEPWQEAISRFQMTGLDVMRQRLRAFRNKEI encoded by the coding sequence ATGGCCAGAAGTTCGACCTACAACATACTGATGTATTCGCACGACACCTACGGCCTGGGGCATATACGCCGGACAATGGCCATTGCCGAAAATCTGCGGGCGTCAGATATCAACATCCTTATCCTGACCGGCTCACCCATTGCCGGGCGCTTTTCGTTTCCCGAACAGATCGACTTTGTCCGCATTCCGGGGATGATCAAAAAGACCAACGAGGAATACCTCCCCCTTTCCATCAAAATCAACCCCCGCCATGCCCTGGATATCCGCAAAAACATCATCACCACGACCGCCAAAACCTTCCGGCCCCACCTCTTTATCGTGGACAAGGAGCCGCTGGGCCTCAAGAAGGAGGTGCTGCCCACCCTGCAATGGATGCGCCGCTGTATGCCCGGAACCCGGACCATTCTCGGCCTGCGGGATATCATGGACGATGCGGCAACGGTTCGCAAAAGCTGGGAGAAGAAACAGATTTATAAGGTGCTGAACGACCTCTACAGTGAGATATGGGTCTACGGCATCCGCGAGTTTTATGACCCCATAACCGAATATGCCATCCCGGAGGCCGTCAGCCGGAAGATGTGTTTTACCGGCTACATCCCCCGGAAGGTTCCCCAGCCGGATGAGGTTGCAAAGGAACGGCGGCGGAACTGCATCCGGGAGGATCAGAAGCTGGTGGTGGTCACCACCGGGGGCGGGGGCGACGGCTATCCGGTCATGGACGCCTGGCTCTCCATGCTGGAATCCGTCCCCCCGCCGGTTGCCTTTAAAAGCGTTCTGATCACCGGGCCGTTTATGCCCAGATCAGAGCGGAAAAAGGTGTTCCGGCGGGCCAGAAAGCTGGGCGTCCGCGCATTTCATTTCTACCGGCAGATGGAGAAAATCCTCTCGGCGGCGGACTTGGTCATCAGCATGGGGGGGTACAATACCCTGTGTGAGCTTCTGAGCCAGAAAACCGTCACCCTGCTGATTCCCCGCGAGACCCCCCGCAGGGAGCAGCTGATCCGGGCACAGAGCTTTCACCGGCAGCACCTGATCGACTATATCCCGTGGAACCGGCTTTCCCCCGAGGCCCTGAACCGGAAGGTCACCCGGCTTCTGGAACACCCCGAACCCTGGCAGGAGGCGATCTCCCGCTTTCAGATGACCGGCCTGGACGTGATGCGTCAGCGTCTCCGGGCTTTCAGGAATAAAGAGATATGA
- a CDS encoding RNA-guided endonuclease InsQ/TnpB family protein — protein sequence MEFVIRRAYKYRVYPTKAQISNVENQFSMCRHLYNRSLAERTDAYEKDGTAISYNQQQNSLPELKKERPWYKGVYSQVLQDVLRRLDKGCQAFFRRVRTGGKPGFPKFRKRGQWNSITYPQYRKRPDSVITVPKIGRVRLVYHRQLPEDARVKTLTITREAGKWFACFPAEFPFTAEPEQGLTDPIGTDLGLIDFFYASDGSHVPVPKHLRKKEKQLKRLQRRLAKSEKRSEKYHRILKAVRKCHYRITCRRSDFLHKTASGLLKKSGLIFYEDLRISDMMRRPKPKQDEDGKYLPNNASAKAGLNKSISDAGWGRFPDILKYKALHLGKKTLAVPPQYTSQTCSACGKIVKKSLSVRTHRCACGFVANRDLSAALNILRIGMDTLQAPT from the coding sequence ATGGAATTCGTCATACGTCGCGCCTATAAATACAGGGTTTATCCCACAAAAGCTCAGATTTCCAATGTGGAGAACCAGTTCTCCATGTGCCGCCATCTGTACAACCGGAGCCTTGCGGAACGGACTGATGCGTATGAAAAAGACGGTACGGCAATTTCTTACAATCAGCAGCAGAACAGCCTGCCGGAGCTGAAAAAGGAACGTCCCTGGTACAAGGGCGTGTATTCCCAGGTTCTTCAGGATGTCCTGAGAAGACTCGACAAAGGCTGTCAGGCGTTTTTCCGCAGAGTAAGGACCGGTGGGAAACCCGGATTTCCGAAATTCAGAAAGCGGGGACAATGGAACAGCATCACCTATCCTCAGTACCGGAAGCGCCCGGACTCCGTTATCACCGTTCCGAAAATCGGCAGGGTGAGACTTGTATATCACCGGCAACTGCCTGAAGATGCCAGAGTTAAGACGCTGACAATTACGAGGGAGGCCGGTAAGTGGTTTGCCTGTTTCCCGGCAGAATTTCCGTTCACTGCCGAGCCTGAACAGGGCCTGACCGATCCCATCGGAACTGACCTCGGTCTTATCGACTTTTTTTATGCCTCTGACGGTTCCCATGTTCCGGTTCCGAAGCATCTCAGAAAAAAAGAAAAGCAGTTAAAACGGTTGCAGCGAAGGCTGGCAAAGTCAGAGAAGCGTTCAGAAAAATATCACAGAATTCTGAAAGCGGTTCGGAAGTGCCATTACCGGATAACGTGCCGGAGATCGGATTTTCTGCATAAGACAGCCAGCGGTCTTCTGAAAAAAAGCGGCCTGATCTTTTATGAAGATCTTCGGATTTCCGACATGATGCGAAGGCCGAAACCGAAACAGGATGAGGACGGAAAATATCTTCCGAACAACGCCTCTGCAAAAGCCGGACTGAATAAATCCATCTCCGATGCGGGATGGGGAAGATTTCCTGACATCCTGAAATATAAAGCTTTGCATCTCGGTAAAAAGACACTTGCCGTACCGCCGCAATATACATCACAGACCTGTTCCGCCTGCGGTAAGATTGTGAAAAAATCCCTGTCTGTCCGTACTCACCGGTGTGCCTGCGGTTTTGTTGCCAACCGTGATCTCAGTGCTGCTCTCAATATTCTGCGTATCGGGATGGATACGCTTCAGGCTCCGACCTGA
- a CDS encoding glutaminyl-peptide cyclotransferase, with protein sequence MRTDSGIRTVKRILALGCCLCLISGPVLSADAPGVQRFGYQIVHVFPHDPDAWTQGLAWSDGFLYEGTGRYGHSSVRRICPRTGKILSRHRLNDQFYGEGLALFRNRLYQLTWHSKTGFVYDRADLRLIRRFSYDTQGWGLAHDGQHLILSNGSAVLRFLEPSRFREVRRITVRENGQPVRRLNELEYVAGRIYANVWKTDRVVIIAPDSGQVVGKIDLTGLLEVGERGGRQPDVLNGIAYDAAGRRLFVTGKYWPSVFEIRPVPLAP encoded by the coding sequence ATGCGCACTGATTCCGGCATCAGAACGGTGAAGCGCATACTGGCCCTCGGATGCTGTCTCTGCCTGATCAGCGGCCCCGTCCTGTCTGCGGACGCTCCGGGGGTTCAGCGCTTCGGCTATCAGATTGTCCATGTCTTTCCCCATGATCCGGATGCATGGACCCAGGGGCTGGCCTGGTCGGACGGATTTCTGTATGAGGGGACAGGCCGTTACGGTCACTCATCGGTGCGCCGGATCTGCCCCCGGACCGGAAAGATTCTGAGCCGTCACCGGCTGAATGATCAGTTTTACGGAGAGGGGCTGGCCCTTTTCAGGAACAGGCTGTATCAGCTGACGTGGCACAGCAAAACCGGGTTTGTGTACGATCGGGCCGATCTCCGTCTGATCCGCCGTTTTTCCTATGACACCCAAGGGTGGGGGCTGGCCCATGACGGCCAACATCTGATTCTGAGCAACGGCTCTGCGGTACTCCGCTTTCTGGAGCCGTCCCGTTTCAGGGAGGTGCGCCGGATAACGGTACGGGAAAACGGGCAGCCGGTGAGACGCCTGAATGAACTGGAGTATGTGGCGGGCCGAATCTACGCCAATGTCTGGAAGACCGATAGGGTGGTGATCATCGCCCCCGATTCCGGTCAGGTGGTGGGAAAGATTGATCTGACCGGACTTCTGGAGGTCGGAGAAAGGGGCGGCAGGCAGCCGGACGTACTCAACGGCATCGCATATGACGCGGCGGGGCGGCGGCTCTTTGTGACCGGGAAATACTGGCCCAGCGTGTTTGAAATCCGTCCGGTGCCACTGGCCCCGTAA
- the ptsP gene encoding phosphoenolpyruvate--protein phosphotransferase translates to MTRKKHDHFDLLCNISDLSNLVAESQDIEGFLRRAVELVSRHLEANVCSIYLHDENSGELVLKSTLGLNQGAVGVIRMKPGEGLVGTTFEQLRPIRESFASCNPLFKYFEEADEDRFESFLAVPIQRGVQKIGVMVVQHEKTDYFTEADVMALRASASQLASAIENARLLMDLYEATGKSPEEIRILENLRFIRGKTASDGYAVGPATIFRKSHGALLSGRSDGCTLYTQADFHAAVRKTSDQLMALQTRLAERLPESASLIFTAHFMILKDPKFVNKIEDHIEKGVPAPDAVRAVARHYISIFSSSPQAYIREKANDMEDLAGRILRNLHWHETEEAARPDKGTVVIAAELYPSEILKMASEDIRGIILVKGGITSHVSILARSLKIPLVIADDPRLMDLPEGTPVLIDGGLGAVCVNPDKEMVRQIEEQQKIGEAAGLSQKPLCEMTQTRDGVRVRLLVNINLLSELKTATDLNAEGIGLYRTEFPFIVRPTFPSEEEQYVVYRRLFEGMAGRLVSIRTLDVGGDKVLAYSNITSGDNPELGLRSIRFSLYHRNLFKQQLRAILRAAAGADHPRIMFPMISSIDEFREARQIVCECIDELAQEKLAHHPDPAIGIMVEVPSVVEIIDGLAREADFFSIGTNDFVQYTLAVDRTNEKVAQYYRPWHPAVLRGLARIVRAAVSAGTDVSVCGEMGHEPEYIPFLIGIGIRTLSVDPGSLLAVHEQIRGLPLADAEVYAQDLLAEETLGAVSGLLGRYARGSGDAH, encoded by the coding sequence ATGACAAGAAAAAAACACGATCATTTTGATTTACTTTGTAATATTAGTGATTTATCTAATCTGGTGGCGGAAAGTCAGGATATTGAAGGCTTTCTCCGGCGTGCGGTCGAACTGGTTTCCCGGCACCTGGAGGCAAATGTCTGTTCAATATATTTACATGATGAGAATTCCGGGGAACTGGTCCTGAAATCGACCCTCGGGCTGAACCAGGGGGCCGTCGGGGTTATCCGCATGAAGCCCGGAGAGGGGCTTGTGGGCACGACCTTTGAACAGCTCCGGCCCATCCGCGAGTCGTTTGCCAGTTGCAACCCGCTGTTCAAGTATTTTGAAGAGGCCGACGAAGACCGGTTTGAATCCTTTCTCGCCGTCCCCATTCAGCGGGGCGTTCAGAAAATCGGCGTGATGGTGGTGCAGCACGAAAAGACCGACTATTTCACAGAGGCGGATGTGATGGCCCTGCGGGCTTCTGCCTCCCAGCTGGCCAGCGCCATTGAAAACGCCCGTCTCCTGATGGATCTCTATGAGGCGACCGGCAAATCGCCCGAAGAGATCCGCATCCTTGAAAATCTGCGCTTTATCAGGGGCAAAACCGCATCGGATGGCTATGCTGTCGGGCCGGCCACCATCTTCCGCAAGAGCCACGGCGCGCTGCTGTCAGGCCGGTCCGACGGATGCACCCTCTATACCCAGGCGGATTTTCACGCCGCCGTCCGCAAGACCTCCGATCAGCTGATGGCCCTTCAGACGCGGCTTGCAGAGCGCCTGCCCGAAAGCGCATCCCTGATTTTCACGGCCCACTTCATGATACTGAAAGATCCCAAATTCGTTAATAAAATTGAGGATCACATCGAAAAAGGCGTTCCGGCCCCGGATGCGGTTCGGGCCGTGGCCCGGCACTATATCAGTATTTTTTCCTCAAGCCCCCAGGCCTATATCCGCGAAAAGGCCAACGACATGGAGGATCTGGCCGGGCGAATCCTCAGAAATCTCCACTGGCATGAGACAGAGGAGGCGGCCCGCCCGGATAAGGGGACGGTGGTCATCGCCGCAGAACTCTATCCGTCGGAAATACTGAAGATGGCCTCAGAGGATATCCGGGGGATTATCCTGGTCAAAGGGGGGATCACCTCCCACGTCTCCATCCTGGCGCGCTCGCTGAAGATACCGCTGGTCATTGCCGATGATCCGCGCCTCATGGACCTGCCCGAGGGGACGCCGGTACTCATTGACGGCGGACTCGGCGCGGTCTGTGTCAACCCGGACAAAGAAATGGTCCGCCAGATTGAAGAGCAGCAGAAGATCGGTGAGGCGGCAGGGCTGTCTCAGAAGCCCCTGTGTGAAATGACCCAGACCCGGGACGGCGTCCGGGTCCGTCTTCTGGTCAACATCAACCTGCTCAGCGAGCTGAAAACCGCCACGGATCTGAACGCCGAGGGCATCGGTCTTTACCGGACCGAATTCCCCTTTATTGTCCGCCCCACCTTCCCGTCGGAAGAGGAGCAGTATGTGGTCTACAGGCGTCTGTTTGAGGGAATGGCGGGACGTCTGGTTTCCATACGGACACTGGACGTGGGCGGAGACAAGGTGCTGGCCTATTCCAACATCACCAGCGGCGACAACCCCGAACTGGGGCTCCGGTCAATCCGCTTCTCTCTGTATCACCGGAATCTTTTCAAGCAGCAGCTCCGGGCCATTTTGCGGGCTGCGGCCGGGGCTGACCACCCCCGGATCATGTTCCCCATGATCTCATCCATAGACGAGTTCCGCGAGGCCCGGCAGATCGTCTGTGAGTGTATTGACGAGCTGGCGCAGGAAAAACTGGCCCACCACCCCGACCCGGCCATCGGCATCATGGTGGAGGTACCGTCTGTGGTGGAGATCATTGACGGGCTGGCCCGTGAGGCCGACTTCTTTTCCATCGGGACCAACGACTTTGTTCAGTACACCCTGGCCGTGGACCGGACCAATGAAAAGGTGGCGCAGTATTACCGTCCGTGGCATCCGGCAGTGCTGCGGGGGCTGGCCCGGATTGTCCGCGCTGCCGTCAGCGCAGGCACCGATGTCTCCGTCTGCGGTGAAATGGGGCATGAACCGGAGTATATCCCTTTTCTGATCGGCATCGGCATCCGAACCCTCAGCGTTGATCCCGGATCTCTGCTGGCCGTTCATGAACAGATCCGGGGGCTGCCCCTTGCCGATGCCGAGGTATATGCGCAGGATCTGCTGGCCGAAGAGACACTGGGCGCGGTTTCCGGGCTGCTGGGCCGGTACGCCCGTGGAAGTGGTGATGCGCACTGA